One region of Ananas comosus cultivar F153 unplaced genomic scaffold, ASM154086v1, whole genome shotgun sequence genomic DNA includes:
- the LOC109706017 gene encoding LRR receptor-like serine/threonine-protein kinase GSO1, with amino-acid sequence MDCKAIIRALLLFLSLAYATALSCPDSEREALLKFARDFNQTAAGFSPWEGNDCCEWEGVECDNRTGHVVHLDLQGRPFAGSKFDPSLLRLKQLSYLDLSYIDLACLSIPPWIGSFKKLNYLSLSSSNFCGVVPTQLGNLSRLQTLDLSGNNLTLSNADWLSQLTSLLRFDMSRSSIENTSNWLLALNMLPLLQDISLARCEFDNFPHSLPFVNFTSLSLLDLYGASLWDFSNNSKVNSSLPDWLFRITSLQYLYLTESGFTELIPFAIGNLTSLKVLELESVDLDAGIPSSLSNLCQLRKLRLLFSTINSQLDTFAELFSGCLQNSLQELDLRFTSLSGNIPDWIGNLNNLRILDLSENSLSGSIPASLGKLPKIRKLSFNDNKLNGTVSESLGNLNELISLGLSSNSLVGVISEYHFSNLTKLEYIDLSNNPLVLNLSHNWVPPFQLSDLDFSGCKLGPQFPSWLQTQKPLNYLDLSSTGISDSVPNWFWNSMTNLSVVNLANNELHGVLPNLIKFSDDPELSIDLSSNFFEGPVPRFPSNTGQLYLSNNSFMGPIPDDIFQLMPNLRVLSLSMNKINGRIPVSICDSQLISRISISNNHLSGELPNCPNHTTYLEDLELSNNSLSGGIPKWLCDLPWFQSLHLRENSLSGELPSSLKACKSLHTLDLGGNMFTGRIPIWLAELSSLKILSLKSNKFVGQIPTELSNLTALHILDLSDNNLSGPIPISFGNFMSMRTPLNYMCDYFPPLDSYYNHGSFYGENMILDIKGREDLYGCDLLSQMTILDLSRNSLSGRIPDELTNLLGLLVFDLSSNDVMGQVPSKIGNEGEAEGPTIGQSSQTPTNVSENADENRKEILLLCLITIAGFAVGFWAITGVLLVDKRFRIWWFRYVDSLYDSLYVTSRVWFARLKKKMSKINTTDG; translated from the exons ATGGATTGCAAAGCAATAATAAGAGCTTTGCTGCTATTCCTCTCGTTGGCATATGCAACGGCATTAAGTTGCCCAGATTCCGAGAGAGAAGCACTTCTGAAGTTCGCCAGAGATTTCAACCAAACTGCAGCTGGCTTCTCTCCTTGGGAGGGAAACGATTGCTGCGAATGGGAGGGCGTGGAGTGCGACAACCGAACCGGACATGTCGTGCATTTAGATCTTCAAGGGAGGCCGTTTGCCGGCAGCAAATTCGATCCTTCTTTGCTTCGTCTTAAGCAGCTGAGCTACTTGGATCTCAGCTACATTGACCTTGCGTGCCTCTCGATTCCGCCGTGGATCGGTTCGTTCAAGAAGTTAAACTATCTCAGCCTCTCGTCTTCCAACTTTTGTGGGGTGGTACCCACTCAGCTCGGAAACCTATCAAGACTTCAAACCCTCGATCTTTCCGGTAACAATCTTACATTGAGTAATGCTGATTGGCTTTCTCAACTTACCTCTCTACTTCGTTTCGATATGAGCCGCTCTTCGATTGAGAATACCTCTAATTGGCTACTAGCATTGAACATGCTTCCTTTACTACAAGACATTAGTTTGGCGCGCTGCGAATTTGATAACTTCCCACATTCCCTCCCGTTTGTCAATTttacctctctctcccttttggATCTTTATGGCGCATCACTTTGGGATTTTTCTAATAACAGCAAAGTAAATTCTAGCTTACCCGACTGGTTGTTTAGAATTACTTCCCTTCAATATCTTTATCTCACTGAAAGTGGATTTACAGAGCTCATTCCATTTGCAATTGGAAACTTGACTTCGCTGAAGGTTCTCGAACTAGAGTCTGTTGACCTTGATGCCGGGATACCGTCTAGTTTGAGCAATCTCTGCCAGCTTCGCAAGCTACGTTTATTATTTTCCACAATTAATTCCCAGTTAGACACATTTGCTGAGTTGTTTTCTGGGTGTCTCCAAAACAGTTTGCAAGAGTTGGATTTAAGATTCACTTCTCTAAGCGGGAACATACCGGATTGGATAGGTAACCTAAACAATCTACGTATTCTTGATCTTTCAGAAAACTCGCTTTCTGGTTCGATCCCTGCCTCTCTCGGTAAACTGCCCAAAATACGGAAGTTATCTTTTAATGACAATAAGTTAAATGGCACTGTTTCCGAAAGTCTCGGGAACCTTAATGAGCTCATATCTTTGGGTCTTAGCTCCAACTCTCTTGTTGGAGTTATTTCAGAATATCATTTTTCTAACCTTACAAAGTTAGAGTATATCGACCTGAGTAATAACCCCTTGGTTTTGAATCTGAGCCACAATTGGGTTCCTCCTTTCCAACTCAGTGATTTGGACTTTAGTGGCTGTAAATTAGGCCCCCAGTTTCCCTCATGGCTTCAGACGCAGAAGCCTCTAAACTACCTCGATCTATCTTCTACGGGCATTTCAGATTCAGTGCCAAATTGGTTTTGGAACTCAATGACCAATCTTTCAGTTGTTAATCTTGCTAATAATGAGCTACATGGTGTGCTACCCAACTTAATAAAATTCAGTGATGATCCAGAATTATCTATTGATTTAAGTTCCAACTTCTTTGAGGGACCAGTGCCACGTTTTCCGTCAAACACGGGACAATTATATTTGTCAAACAATTCATTTATGGGCCCTATTCCTGATGATATTTTCCAGCTAATGCCTAATTTACGTGTGCTTTCGCTGTcaatgaataaaataaatggCAGGATTCCCGTATCTATTTGTGATTCACAATTGATTAGCCGCATATCAATTTCAAACAATCATTTATCAGGAGAGCTCCCGAATTGTCCGAATCACACCACTTacttagaagatttggagctttcaAACAACAGTCTTTCCGGAGGAATACCCAAATGGCTTTGTGATTTACCTTGGTTTCAATCCTTGCACCTAAGGGAAAATAGTTTATCTGGAGAGCTTCCCTCATCCTTAAAGGCCTGCAAGAGTCTACATACTCTTGATCTTGGTGGTAACATGTTTACAGGAAGGATCCCAATCTGGCTTGCAGAGCTCTCGTCTCTCAAGATTCTTAGCTTGAAATCAAACAAGTTTGTCGGCCAAATTCCAACAGAACTCTCTAATCTTACTGCTCTCCACATCTTAGACCTCTCAGACAACAATCTTTCAGGGCCTATACCTATAAGCTTTGGCAACTTCATGTCCATGAGGACCCCTCTCAACTACATGTGTGATTATTTTCCCCCGCTTGATAGTTATTACAATCATGGGAGTTTTTATGGTGAGAATATGATATTGGACATCAAAGGAAGAGAAGATCTATATGGTTGCGATCTTCTTTCGCAAATGACGATCTTGGATCTCTCTCGGAATAGCTTGTCAGGACGCATTCCCGATGAACTAACAAATCTTCTCGGATTGTTGGTATTTGACTTGTCGAGTAATGATGTAATGGGACAAGTACCGTCCAAGATag GCAATGAAGGCGAAGCCGAAGGCCCGACAATTGGCCAGTCAAGTCAAACTCCAACTAATGTTTCAGAAAATGCTGACGAAAATCGAAAAGAAATCTTACTCCTTTGCCTTATTACAATAGCAGGATTTGCAGTTGGGTTTTGGGCTATTACTGGAGTTCTGTTGGTAGATAAAAGATTTAGGATTTGGTGGTTCCGATATGTAGACAGCTTGTATGACAGTCTCTATGTAACCTCTAGAGTATGGTTTGCAAGACTCAAGAAAAAGATGTCAAAAATAAACACAACTGATGGCTGA